Proteins found in one Labrenzia sp. VG12 genomic segment:
- a CDS encoding glycine cleavage system protein R, producing the protein MQTHLVFTVIAKDRPGLVERMAEVIAGLGGNWIESSMARLGGEFAGIVRVAIAADKSKELVGQLEALSADGIDITLRSDKDGDETPVGASARLDLVSQDHPGILRDITHVLSEKGVSIEHLETEVAAGSMQGEAMFKARADLRLPVDLDPSDLSEALQETAGDLMADVNLVD; encoded by the coding sequence ATGCAAACGCATCTTGTATTCACGGTGATTGCCAAGGACCGGCCCGGTCTTGTGGAACGCATGGCGGAAGTGATCGCCGGCCTGGGCGGCAACTGGATTGAAAGCTCCATGGCGCGGCTCGGCGGCGAGTTCGCCGGCATTGTCCGGGTTGCCATTGCCGCGGATAAATCGAAGGAACTGGTCGGCCAGCTGGAGGCGCTTTCTGCCGACGGCATCGACATCACCCTGCGCTCCGACAAGGACGGCGACGAGACTCCTGTCGGGGCATCGGCCCGTCTCGATCTCGTGTCGCAGGACCATCCGGGCATCCTGCGTGATATCACGCATGTGCTCAGCGAAAAGGGCGTCAGCATCGAACATCTCGAAACCGAGGTCGCGGCGGGCTCCATGCAGGGCGAAGCCATGTTCAAGGCAAGGGCCGATCTGCGTCTGCCGGTTGACCTCGATCCGTCTGACCTGTCCGAAGCGCTGCAGGAAACGGCAGGAGACCTGATGGCGGACGTCAATCTGGTTGACTGA
- a CDS encoding DUF1905 domain-containing protein has translation MLDQMEFDGKLWLHAGPGGWTFVTLPQDCADQIRFYTGSQKGRAWGMIKVSARIGASTWQTTIWPDKTSGSFLLPVKAAVRKREKIAAGDTASVSLRLLVPPGF, from the coding sequence TTGCTGGACCAGATGGAGTTTGACGGAAAGCTGTGGCTGCATGCAGGGCCCGGAGGCTGGACCTTCGTCACCCTGCCGCAGGACTGCGCCGATCAGATCCGGTTCTACACCGGCAGTCAGAAAGGTCGCGCCTGGGGCATGATCAAGGTCAGCGCGCGCATCGGTGCCTCCACCTGGCAGACCACAATCTGGCCCGACAAGACCTCCGGTTCCTTTCTGCTGCCGGTCAAGGCGGCCGTGCGCAAGAGGGAAAAAATAGCCGCCGGAGACACGGCGTCGGTGTCTTTGCGGCTGCTCGTGCCGCCGGGGTTTTGA
- a CDS encoding Hsp70 family protein has product MKQTIGLDFGTSNTVAVLADGPATTPVTFADGNDSFTSLPTVLSFLDRGAARALNAEVGPWAIRQFLESLGDVRFIQSLKTFAASRAFKGTGVFGVRFEFEDLMATFLSLAFERSGGHFDPASTRLVVGRPVEFAGHNPDEALAMERYRKAFYKVGFEDILFVMEPVGAAFSFAQSLDRDTTILVADLGGGTTDYSLMRFETSAGHLTATPLGRGGIGVAGDTLDYRIIDNVILPKLGKGSSYKSMGKVLDMPPNLFSNFARWHMLSIFKTSDDFKEMKKLLRYCLEPDKIELFIDLVEEDQGYPLYKSVSETKALLSSEDEAELTFTPLGKDFRADVRRADFERWIAPDLQKMNKALDATLEKAGLPETDIDRVFMTGGTSFVPAVRHMFGERFGTEKVSGGNELTSVANGLALIGAREDASDWALAA; this is encoded by the coding sequence ATGAAACAGACCATCGGCCTCGATTTCGGCACCTCCAACACCGTCGCGGTGCTCGCGGACGGACCGGCGACGACGCCGGTTACCTTCGCGGACGGCAATGACAGCTTCACATCCCTGCCGACCGTGCTGAGTTTCCTGGATCGGGGCGCCGCGCGGGCGCTCAACGCGGAGGTTGGCCCCTGGGCGATCCGGCAGTTCCTGGAAAGTCTGGGAGATGTCCGCTTCATCCAGTCGCTGAAGACCTTTGCCGCGAGCCGGGCCTTCAAGGGCACGGGCGTGTTCGGTGTCCGGTTCGAGTTCGAGGACCTGATGGCCACGTTCCTGTCGCTCGCCTTCGAACGGTCAGGCGGTCACTTCGACCCGGCCTCCACGCGTCTCGTGGTCGGCCGTCCGGTGGAATTCGCCGGCCACAATCCTGACGAGGCGCTGGCGATGGAACGGTATCGCAAGGCCTTTTACAAGGTCGGGTTTGAAGACATTCTTTTCGTGATGGAGCCGGTCGGCGCCGCCTTCTCCTTCGCCCAGTCGCTGGACAGGGATACCACCATCCTGGTCGCCGATCTCGGCGGCGGCACCACCGACTATTCGCTGATGCGCTTCGAGACCAGTGCCGGACACCTGACGGCAACACCCCTGGGGCGCGGCGGCATCGGCGTTGCCGGCGACACGCTCGACTACCGCATCATCGACAATGTCATCCTGCCGAAACTCGGCAAGGGTTCAAGCTACAAGAGCATGGGCAAGGTGCTCGACATGCCGCCCAATCTGTTTTCCAACTTCGCCCGCTGGCACATGTTGTCGATCTTCAAGACCTCGGACGACTTCAAGGAAATGAAGAAGCTTCTGCGCTACTGCCTGGAACCGGACAAGATCGAGCTGTTCATTGACCTGGTGGAAGAAGACCAGGGTTATCCGCTCTACAAATCCGTCTCCGAAACCAAGGCGCTCTTGTCATCCGAAGACGAAGCGGAGCTGACTTTTACCCCACTCGGCAAGGACTTCAGGGCCGATGTCAGGCGCGCCGATTTCGAACGCTGGATCGCGCCAGATCTGCAGAAAATGAACAAGGCGCTCGACGCAACCCTTGAGAAGGCCGGCCTTCCGGAAACGGACATCGACCGGGTGTTCATGACCGGCGGCACCTCGTTCGTGCCGGCCGTCCGGCATATGTTCGGTGAGCGGTTCGGCACGGAGAAGGTCTCCGGGGGCAACGAGCTGACCTCGGTCGCCAACGGCCTGGCGCTCATCGGCGCCCGAGAGGATGCCAGCGACTGGGCGCTGGCAGCCTAG
- a CDS encoding N-acetylneuraminate synthase family protein, which yields MVDVKVIAEIGCNHKGDMDIAKELIQVASKVCGADVAKFQKRHNRELLTAEEYDTPHPVPENSYGPTYGAHREYLEFSVGQHKELQEECRLAGIDYSTSVWDLTSAQEIASLKPNLIKLPSATNQHFVLQEFLCKNYDGEIHVSTGMTTRDEIEKVIAFYEKHGRAKDLVVYACTSGYPVAFEDLCLMEINTLQEKYGDRVKSIGFSGHHLGIAADVAAMALGAAGYERYGKGKFEYIERHFTLDRTWKGTDHAASLEPDGLRRMCRDLRNVAKALEFKKSDLLDVEKVQRDKLKWREEKHGANIRQVS from the coding sequence ATGGTTGATGTAAAGGTTATTGCCGAGATCGGCTGCAACCACAAAGGCGACATGGATATCGCCAAGGAACTTATACAGGTTGCGAGCAAGGTCTGCGGCGCAGATGTTGCCAAATTTCAGAAACGGCACAATCGCGAGCTTCTGACGGCCGAAGAATATGACACTCCGCACCCCGTGCCGGAAAACTCATACGGCCCCACCTATGGTGCGCACCGCGAGTATCTCGAGTTTTCTGTCGGTCAGCACAAGGAACTCCAGGAAGAGTGCCGTCTTGCCGGCATCGACTATTCGACCTCGGTCTGGGACCTGACCTCCGCCCAGGAAATCGCCTCGCTGAAGCCGAACCTGATCAAGTTGCCGTCGGCAACCAACCAGCATTTCGTCCTGCAGGAGTTTCTCTGCAAGAACTATGACGGTGAAATCCACGTCTCGACCGGGATGACCACGCGCGACGAGATCGAGAAGGTCATTGCCTTCTACGAGAAGCACGGCCGCGCCAAGGACCTCGTGGTCTATGCCTGCACGTCCGGTTACCCGGTTGCCTTCGAAGACCTCTGCCTGATGGAAATCAACACCCTTCAGGAAAAATACGGCGACCGCGTCAAGTCGATCGGTTTCTCCGGTCACCACCTGGGGATCGCGGCCGACGTCGCGGCCATGGCTCTCGGCGCTGCCGGCTATGAGCGCTACGGCAAGGGCAAGTTCGAATATATCGAGCGCCACTTCACGCTTGACCGCACCTGGAAAGGCACCGACCACGCAGCCAGCCTCGAGCCGGACGGGCTCCGCCGCATGTGCCGCGACCTGCGCAACGTGGCCAAGGCACTCGAATTCAAGAAGTCCGATCTTCTGGATGTCGAGAAGGTTCAACGCGACAAGCTGAAATGGCGCGAGGAAAAGCACGGGGCGAATATCCGCCAGGTGTCTTAA
- a CDS encoding acylneuraminate cytidylyltransferase: protein MDVIAVIPARGGSVGLPGKNIRPLLGVPLVARTVQTALQAKSLKEVFVTSNDEDILRISAAAGATVIRRPEALSNSTASSEAALLHALEWIQEQGRALPDYLVFLQCTSAFTRPEDIDLVLETMVGKGARAALSVVEDHGFIWQEGDDGFAEGITHDHSKPRQRRQDMKPRYRENGAVYAMHVPSFLEKKERFCGPAVMVPFEGPTVEIDSQEDWDVVEAFLNARERSPKPAAGQHKVKAVITDFDGVHTDDRVIVDQDGRESVTCSRRDGLGLELLRKRNVKMMILSKEANPVVRARAAKLQMPVMNQIEDKLSVLDSWRQEQGLEWQDIVYIGNDVNDIDCMRTCGLSFAPADAHPSALDVADQVLKADGGKGAIREMCDYLISEGLVG from the coding sequence ATGGACGTCATTGCGGTAATTCCGGCGCGGGGAGGCTCTGTCGGCCTCCCCGGCAAAAATATTCGCCCTCTTCTTGGCGTTCCCCTCGTGGCCCGCACTGTCCAGACGGCATTGCAGGCCAAGTCGCTGAAAGAGGTCTTCGTCACCAGCAATGACGAAGACATCCTGCGGATCTCCGCGGCGGCAGGTGCGACCGTCATTCGGCGTCCGGAGGCGCTGAGCAACAGCACGGCGAGTTCGGAAGCCGCACTTCTGCATGCGCTCGAGTGGATCCAGGAACAGGGGCGTGCCCTGCCGGACTATCTGGTGTTCCTGCAATGCACGTCAGCCTTCACCCGTCCCGAAGACATCGACCTCGTCCTGGAGACCATGGTCGGCAAGGGCGCGCGGGCAGCTCTCTCCGTCGTCGAGGACCACGGTTTCATCTGGCAGGAAGGCGACGACGGTTTTGCTGAAGGCATCACACACGACCACAGCAAGCCGCGTCAGCGCCGTCAGGACATGAAGCCGCGATACCGTGAAAACGGCGCGGTTTACGCGATGCATGTGCCGTCCTTTCTTGAAAAAAAGGAACGGTTCTGCGGACCGGCGGTCATGGTGCCCTTCGAGGGGCCGACCGTGGAGATCGACAGCCAGGAAGACTGGGACGTGGTCGAGGCCTTCCTGAACGCGCGCGAACGGTCCCCCAAACCGGCGGCGGGGCAACACAAGGTCAAGGCCGTCATCACGGATTTCGACGGTGTACATACCGATGACCGGGTGATCGTGGACCAGGACGGCCGGGAGTCGGTCACTTGCAGCCGGAGGGATGGCCTCGGCCTGGAACTCCTGCGCAAGCGGAACGTGAAGATGATGATCCTGTCCAAGGAGGCCAATCCGGTCGTCCGGGCGAGGGCTGCCAAGTTGCAGATGCCGGTGATGAACCAGATCGAGGACAAGCTTTCCGTTCTGGACAGCTGGCGTCAGGAGCAGGGGCTCGAGTGGCAGGACATCGTCTATATCGGCAATGACGTGAACGATATCGACTGCATGCGGACGTGCGGCTTGTCCTTCGCGCCGGCCGACGCGCACCCTTCCGCGCTGGACGTGGCCGACCAGGTCCTGAAGGCTGATGGTGGAAAAGGGGCCATCCGGGAAATGTGCGACTACCTTATTTCAGAGGGGCTTGTCGGGTAA
- a CDS encoding DUF6716 putative glycosyltransferase → MKVLALAGYDSFLNTARLIAPTFQRQGAEVEYALVRARKTKQITPEQVAELGIGRTIGEIDLIDFCESGAIAQYDIVLACLEGLSSRRLFQFLPEYGARRPVIISVYPGLVLRYLFDGLSTRAPADFLWLNCKRDMREYERMCDGYGIDASNARLFGNGSVLDKIQRESQASDNGPIVFFEQAVIPRHYHERRFLVEQLFTMARRHPSTEILIKARVNGGRATLHRTWYAIDSLFREVASDSGQSAPPNLNLTEESTSHLLARASLCLTVSSTVAVEALHAGIPTVIINDFGAHDDYGLQYFYGSGLLKSFDQIDLNNLPVVERSWLEEFTHDPTDTIDALVVEALAAAKSGATSAGPNNLHALHSRAFLDHLKKSESLRSIAARKFQARKGFFESLLKKIRG, encoded by the coding sequence ATGAAGGTGCTTGCACTTGCTGGTTATGACTCGTTTCTGAATACGGCCAGGCTCATTGCGCCGACCTTTCAAAGGCAGGGCGCAGAAGTCGAGTATGCCTTGGTGAGGGCAAGAAAGACAAAGCAGATCACTCCTGAGCAGGTTGCCGAACTCGGGATTGGCAGGACGATTGGCGAGATTGACCTTATTGACTTCTGTGAAAGTGGCGCGATCGCTCAATACGATATCGTTCTGGCTTGTTTGGAAGGATTGTCCTCGCGACGGCTGTTTCAATTTTTGCCAGAGTACGGCGCTCGCCGCCCGGTCATTATCAGCGTCTATCCCGGCCTTGTTTTGCGGTATCTGTTTGACGGTCTTTCCACACGGGCTCCCGCCGACTTCCTGTGGTTGAATTGCAAACGTGACATGCGTGAGTATGAGCGGATGTGTGATGGCTACGGCATCGATGCATCTAATGCTCGTTTGTTCGGAAACGGCTCAGTCCTGGACAAAATCCAACGGGAATCGCAAGCTTCCGACAATGGCCCGATTGTCTTTTTTGAACAGGCGGTGATACCTCGCCACTATCATGAACGGCGATTTCTCGTCGAACAGTTATTCACGATGGCGAGACGGCATCCTTCAACAGAGATATTGATCAAAGCTCGTGTAAACGGCGGCAGAGCGACTTTGCATCGCACGTGGTACGCAATCGATAGTCTTTTCCGGGAGGTTGCGTCGGATTCTGGACAGTCTGCTCCTCCTAATCTTAATCTGACCGAGGAGAGCACATCTCACTTGCTGGCAAGAGCTTCACTTTGCCTGACAGTCTCATCGACCGTCGCGGTTGAAGCCTTGCACGCAGGCATACCGACTGTAATCATCAATGACTTCGGCGCTCATGACGATTACGGACTGCAGTATTTCTATGGCTCAGGTCTTCTGAAGAGCTTTGATCAAATCGACCTGAACAACTTGCCGGTTGTCGAACGAAGTTGGCTCGAGGAATTTACCCACGATCCCACGGATACGATTGATGCTCTAGTGGTTGAGGCTCTTGCGGCTGCAAAAAGCGGAGCAACGTCAGCGGGACCAAACAACTTGCATGCTTTGCACTCTAGAGCATTTCTGGACCATCTGAAGAAGTCAGAGAGTCTTCGCTCAATAGCTGCGAGGAAGTTTCAGGCCAGGAAAGGTTTTTTCGAGTCGCTCCTAAAAAAGATACGGGGCTGA
- a CDS encoding DUF6716 putative glycosyltransferase: MRKLGLLIDSDSQYFGTKSIADYFLGAGWQVDYIVPDLAAFPMALISDLKANYSVVRANLDQFCFSEGLDSYSAVGCYSSGSQIRRFQRNISFVQEQTGGRPYIFSGYNGVVYEKYEEGIYWRCGFDSICVNGQRDVDLFTAILAGSVARDQRMIPLGLNKPVRDGNDDVKRKNVVFAEQVIVPGTIGERKRLFEALGNFARANESWEIVIRPRVPAGSKTFHDHILHPEKFRGWPKNVRFSHEPLPDLMREAQALLSVSSTAYFDAIATGITPLCIMDFGVDASHGTHYFVGCGTEFALRHCESIEALLEKNVCTQWLSRTGFNLNGYSLLQTDIETWTPRPLPPAFPEEILNTTRRGRIAARQAPNEIMLVCKAETLLGRKEYEACKKIIEKNENIFKKDAAASFLAVECYEAAGDLIAAAEWLKHTKSIKPKWKKVRRKSVSLKKKEIQKFWSRLKS, translated from the coding sequence ATGCGCAAACTGGGACTCTTGATCGATAGCGATAGCCAGTACTTTGGCACCAAAAGCATCGCCGACTATTTTCTGGGAGCCGGATGGCAGGTTGACTACATTGTTCCAGACCTAGCGGCCTTTCCAATGGCTTTGATTTCGGATCTTAAAGCCAATTATTCTGTGGTTCGTGCCAATTTGGACCAGTTCTGTTTTTCGGAAGGGCTGGACTCGTATTCAGCGGTGGGCTGCTATTCCAGTGGTAGCCAGATCAGGCGGTTCCAGCGCAATATTTCCTTTGTTCAAGAGCAAACGGGTGGCCGCCCCTACATATTTTCTGGCTACAACGGTGTTGTTTACGAAAAGTATGAAGAGGGCATTTACTGGCGCTGCGGCTTTGACAGCATTTGCGTAAACGGCCAACGAGACGTGGATTTGTTCACCGCAATCTTGGCTGGGTCGGTGGCGCGCGACCAGAGAATGATCCCACTGGGACTGAACAAACCAGTGCGGGATGGTAACGATGACGTCAAGCGGAAGAACGTCGTTTTTGCCGAGCAAGTGATCGTTCCGGGGACCATTGGAGAGCGGAAAAGGTTATTCGAAGCGCTTGGCAACTTTGCGCGTGCGAACGAATCCTGGGAAATCGTCATCAGGCCGCGCGTGCCCGCCGGCAGCAAGACATTTCACGACCACATTCTGCATCCCGAAAAATTCAGGGGCTGGCCGAAGAACGTTCGTTTTTCCCACGAACCATTGCCTGACTTGATGAGGGAAGCACAAGCGTTGTTGTCGGTGTCGAGTACAGCCTACTTTGATGCCATCGCCACTGGAATCACGCCGCTTTGTATTATGGACTTCGGTGTGGATGCCTCACATGGCACGCATTATTTTGTTGGTTGCGGTACAGAATTTGCGCTGCGGCACTGTGAATCGATTGAAGCTCTTCTCGAGAAGAACGTTTGTACGCAATGGCTTTCACGAACAGGGTTCAACCTCAACGGATATTCACTGCTGCAGACAGATATTGAAACTTGGACTCCACGGCCGTTGCCTCCGGCCTTTCCAGAGGAGATCCTCAACACGACGCGAAGAGGCCGTATTGCGGCTCGTCAAGCGCCAAACGAGATTATGCTCGTTTGCAAAGCAGAGACATTGCTCGGGCGCAAAGAGTATGAAGCATGCAAAAAGATTATCGAAAAAAATGAAAATATTTTCAAGAAAGATGCGGCCGCGTCTTTCCTGGCAGTTGAGTGCTACGAAGCTGCGGGCGACTTAATAGCGGCGGCAGAATGGTTGAAACATACTAAGAGTATCAAGCCCAAGTGGAAGAAGGTCAGGCGAAAGTCGGTCTCTTTGAAGAAAAAAGAAATACAAAAGTTCTGGTCTCGTCTTAAATCCTGA
- a CDS encoding glycosyltransferase family 4 protein: MDWRIGYQAISSFSGLFQMRIALLNSLFPELGIGGSEMSTFYLAKGLKQLGHTVHVFSENDSESTVWEKYRDIDVLRIGAPLGYGPNIFATPRLEREYWRNESEESSSILARFEKHISEFRPNIIHTNVIGGTVGFWNLAREMGIPVVHTLRSYSLLCHRRMLRGHVPCKRVCSACLNPSREKSRIESNKVTSVVAISQHVMDVFRKSGWFADVEHRHVIGNSYEVSDVLFEESGGEKKYDFGYIGRLHETKGLELLIEQFSRLRKEIDKDLKLLIAGDGNPDYVNRLRQLAPSDGVEFAGYLSPTQFFALVRICVVPSIWYEPFGRVFAESLHHGVPVIGSKRGGGAEILDDSTGWLFDPIHPEQLRDAMISAFGLGDDGYQQMRQGCLAQAEQYSVKAIAEKYSSIYEKCLGISS; this comes from the coding sequence ATGGATTGGCGTATTGGCTATCAGGCGATATCTTCATTTTCTGGGCTATTTCAAATGCGCATAGCTTTGCTAAATTCTTTGTTTCCGGAGCTAGGCATTGGCGGCTCCGAGATGTCAACATTTTACTTGGCCAAAGGTCTTAAGCAACTGGGCCATACCGTCCATGTCTTCAGTGAGAATGACAGCGAATCGACTGTTTGGGAGAAATACAGAGACATCGACGTTCTAAGAATAGGCGCCCCATTGGGCTATGGACCTAATATTTTTGCCACACCCAGGTTAGAGCGCGAGTATTGGCGCAATGAAAGCGAGGAAAGTTCATCTATTCTCGCAAGATTCGAGAAGCATATCTCTGAGTTTCGCCCCAACATAATACATACAAACGTGATTGGTGGAACTGTCGGTTTTTGGAATCTCGCCAGGGAAATGGGAATCCCGGTCGTTCACACACTCCGATCTTATTCTCTGCTTTGTCACCGACGAATGCTGCGAGGACATGTCCCCTGCAAACGTGTTTGCTCTGCGTGTTTAAATCCATCTCGAGAAAAAAGCCGGATAGAATCGAATAAAGTGACCAGTGTCGTGGCCATCAGCCAACACGTAATGGACGTGTTCCGCAAATCTGGCTGGTTTGCCGATGTTGAACATAGGCATGTCATAGGAAATAGTTACGAAGTATCTGATGTGTTATTCGAAGAAAGCGGTGGTGAAAAGAAGTATGACTTTGGTTACATAGGGAGGCTCCATGAGACCAAAGGTTTGGAATTGTTAATTGAACAATTTTCCCGCCTTCGAAAAGAGATAGACAAAGACCTCAAGCTATTGATCGCGGGCGACGGAAATCCGGACTATGTGAATCGCTTGCGCCAACTAGCACCTTCTGACGGCGTCGAATTTGCAGGGTATTTGAGTCCGACGCAGTTTTTTGCACTGGTCAGGATTTGTGTAGTTCCTTCGATTTGGTATGAGCCATTTGGCAGAGTCTTTGCCGAATCCCTGCATCACGGAGTTCCCGTCATCGGCTCCAAGCGAGGCGGAGGAGCGGAAATACTAGACGATTCCACTGGATGGCTTTTCGATCCAATTCATCCAGAGCAATTGAGAGACGCGATGATTTCAGCATTTGGCTTAGGTGACGATGGTTACCAACAAATGAGGCAAGGCTGTCTTGCGCAAGCAGAGCAATACAGCGTGAAGGCAATTGCTGAAAAGTACTCAAGTATCTATGAGAAGTGCTTAGGAATATCGTCATGA
- a CDS encoding ABC transporter permease: MQSGTLAQSLKRQVSITFALVIREMTTRYGSKFGGYMWAILDPVLTITILTLVFSALARVPALGRSFTLFFASGYAAFYLYRSMSDQICSSVEANRALLNYPIVRPYDTIIARVILQTATLFVINIVIFGFLYITVPIQRIDLGPIFLAAAVALPLGAGVGISNIVWFHFSSVYKSIWGVVNRPAFIVSGVFYLPETLPPPFRDLIMWNPLVHIVGLFRRGIYPNYKASYVDLSYVGGLAIFSVVFGLCLVWLFDGKLREPK, translated from the coding sequence ATGCAGTCTGGAACATTAGCACAAAGCTTGAAACGGCAGGTCTCCATCACGTTCGCGCTCGTGATCCGGGAAATGACCACGCGGTACGGAAGTAAGTTCGGCGGCTACATGTGGGCTATTCTGGACCCGGTTCTTACGATTACGATCTTGACGCTAGTGTTTTCGGCCTTGGCTCGAGTCCCTGCACTTGGACGCAGTTTCACTCTCTTTTTTGCATCCGGTTACGCGGCGTTCTATCTGTACCGCTCAATGTCGGACCAGATTTGTTCGTCAGTGGAAGCAAATCGTGCTCTTCTGAATTACCCGATCGTGCGACCATACGATACGATCATCGCACGCGTGATTTTGCAGACAGCCACGTTGTTTGTTATTAACATCGTGATCTTCGGGTTCTTGTATATCACTGTTCCAATCCAGCGCATTGACCTTGGACCCATCTTTCTCGCTGCTGCGGTCGCTCTGCCGCTGGGCGCCGGCGTTGGTATTTCGAACATTGTCTGGTTCCACTTCAGCAGCGTGTACAAATCAATTTGGGGGGTCGTTAATAGACCCGCGTTTATCGTATCAGGTGTTTTCTACCTGCCGGAGACCCTGCCACCACCGTTTAGGGACCTCATTATGTGGAACCCGCTCGTTCACATAGTTGGTCTTTTTAGAAGAGGCATCTATCCTAACTACAAAGCCAGCTACGTTGACTTATCCTATGTGGGAGGCTTGGCAATTTTTTCCGTGGTGTTCGGCTTGTGCCTCGTGTGGCTTTTTGATGGAAAACTGAGAGAGCCAAAATGA
- a CDS encoding ABC transporter ATP-binding protein: MIRLDRLTKSFKHKGEYRYVAKDVSFTIPRGESIGLLGRNGAGKSTLLKMIAGTIKPTSGRILRFANVSFPLGFQGSFNGSLTGEQNVRFVARIYGHDTDHLVEYVKDFAELGNAFSMPVKTYSSGMRARLAFGVSMGIDFDYYLVDELTAVGDTNFKKKCQKVFAEKLEKSDIIMVSHSTKSLKDFCTTGIVLEDGNLTYFPNINDAIVMHDENMARR; encoded by the coding sequence ATGATCCGTCTGGACCGCCTTACAAAGTCCTTCAAGCACAAGGGGGAGTACCGGTACGTGGCGAAAGATGTGTCGTTTACGATTCCGCGGGGAGAAAGCATCGGACTGCTGGGGCGAAACGGTGCAGGCAAGTCGACATTGCTGAAAATGATTGCGGGTACAATCAAGCCTACGTCCGGTAGGATCCTCAGATTCGCGAATGTGTCTTTTCCGTTGGGTTTCCAGGGAAGCTTCAACGGCTCCTTGACTGGCGAGCAAAATGTTCGTTTCGTCGCGAGAATTTACGGACATGACACCGACCATTTGGTGGAATACGTCAAGGACTTTGCGGAGTTGGGAAACGCTTTTAGTATGCCAGTCAAAACCTATTCGTCAGGCATGCGTGCGAGACTCGCATTCGGTGTAAGCATGGGCATTGATTTCGACTACTATCTTGTCGACGAACTCACGGCAGTTGGCGACACTAATTTCAAAAAGAAGTGTCAGAAGGTTTTTGCCGAAAAGCTGGAAAAGTCAGACATCATCATGGTTTCTCATTCCACAAAGTCACTTAAGGATTTCTGTACGACGGGGATTGTACTTGAGGATGGAAATTTGACGTATTTTCCGAATATCAATGATGCGATTGTGATGCATGACGAGAATATGGCGCGGCGGTAA